From Saccopteryx leptura isolate mSacLep1 chromosome 3, mSacLep1_pri_phased_curated, whole genome shotgun sequence, one genomic window encodes:
- the SFN gene encoding 14-3-3 protein sigma, with product MERASLIQKAKLAEQAERYEDMAAFMKSAVEKGEELSCEERNLLSVAYKNVVGGQRAAWRVLSSIEQKSNEEASEEKGPEVREYREKVETELRGVCDTVLGLLDTHLIKEAGDAESRVFYLKMKGDYYRYLAEVATGEDKKRIIDSARSAYQEAMDISKKEMPPTNPIRLGLALNFSVFHYEIANSPEEAISLAKTTFDEAMADLHTLSEDSYKDSTLIMQLLRDNLTLWTADNTGEEGGEAPEEPQS from the coding sequence ATGGAGAGAGCAAGTCTGATCCAGAAGGCCAAGTTGGCAGAGCAGGCCGAACGCTATGAGGACATGGCGGCCTTCATGAAGAGCGCTGTGGAAAAAGGTGAGGAGCTATCCTGTGAAGAGCGAAACCTGCTCTCCGTGGCCTACAAGAATGTGGTGGGTGGCCAGAGGGCTGCCTGGAGGGTCCTGTCCAGCATCGAGCAGAAAAGCAATGAGGAGGCCTCAGAGGAGAAGGGTCCAGAGGTACGAGAGTACCGGGAGAAGGTGGAGACTGAGCTCCGGGGCGTGTGTGACACTGTGCTGGGCCTGCTGGACACCCACCTCATCAAGGAGGCTGGTGACGCCGAAAGCCGGGTCTTCTACCTGAAAATGAAGGGCGACTATTACCGCTATCTGGCTGAGGTGGCCACCGGTGAAGACAAGAAGCGCATCATCGACTCTGCCCGGTCAGCCTACCAGGAGGCCATGGATATCAGCAAGAAGGAGATGCCACCCACCAACCCCATCCGCCTGGGCCTGGCCCTGAACTTTTCCGTTTTCCACTACGAGATCGCCAATAGCCCTGAGGAGGCCATCTCACTGGCCAAGACTACCTTCGACGAGGCCATGGCTGACCTGCACACCCTCAGTGAGGACTCCTACAAAGACAGCACCCTCATCATGCAGCTGCTGCGAGACAACCTGACGCTGTGGACGGCCGACAACACTGGGGAAGAGGGCGGCGAGGCACCCGAGGAGCCCCAGAGCTGA